Part of the Candidatus Hydrogenedentota bacterium genome, CCGACTTGACCGGCGCTCGACCAGGAGATCACGTTGCCCTGGCTGTCCGTTATCGAGACGATGGTGTTGTTAAACGTCGCCTGGATGTGCGCGACACCCGTGGTGACGTTCAATGTCGTGCGGCGTTTTTTGCCGCCCTTCGCCTTGCGTTTCTCTTTTGCCACCTTCCGTGACTCCTATTAGGTAGTTGCTTTCTTCTTGATCGTGGCGCCGCGGGGGCCTTTGCGAGTGCGCGCGTTCGTGTGCGTGCGCTGGCCGCGGACCGGCAGGCCGCGCTTGTGGCGGTTGCCGCGATAGCAGTTGATGTCCATCAACCGCTTGATGTTGCCCTGCGTCTCGCGGCGCAGATCGCCTTCGACGTTGAACTTGGTCACAATCGTCGTCTGAAGGCGGCTCGCCTCTTCGTCGGACAAGTCCTTCACGCGGCGATCGGGGCTGATGCCCGTCTCTTCGAGGATGGTCTTCGCCCGGGCGGGGCCGATTCCGTAAATGTATTGAAGACCGACCTCGACGCGCTTCTCGCGGGGTAAGTCAACGCCTGCTACACGTGCCATGGTGAACGACTCCTAGCCCTGTTTCTGCTTGTGCCGGGGGTTCTCGCAGATCACACGGATGCGGCCGTGCCGGCGAATGATCTTGCACTTCTCGCAAATTTTTTTGACCGAACTACGCACTTTCATGATGCTCTCCGTCGTCCGGCGCCGCGCGCCGGAATAAATCCCTATTTATAGCGGTAGGTGATGCGCCCGCGCGTCAAATCGTAGGGCGACATCTCTACCTTCACGCGATCGCCCGGCAATATGCGAATGAAATTCATGCGCATCTTCCCGGATATGTGCGCCAGGACCTTGTGGCCGTTTTTCAGTTCGACCCGAAACATGGCGTTCGGCAACGGCTCTACAACCGTGCCTTCCACTTCGATTGCGTCTTCTTTTTGCATACCCTTCTATCTGGTATGGGCGGCCCCGCTCGGGGT contains:
- the rpmJ gene encoding 50S ribosomal protein L36; the protein is MKVRSSVKKICEKCKIIRRHGRIRVICENPRHKQKQG
- the rpsM gene encoding 30S ribosomal protein S13, translating into MARVAGVDLPREKRVEVGLQYIYGIGPARAKTILEETGISPDRRVKDLSDEEASRLQTTIVTKFNVEGDLRRETQGNIKRLMDINCYRGNRHKRGLPVRGQRTHTNARTRKGPRGATIKKKATT
- the infA gene encoding translation initiation factor IF-1, whose amino-acid sequence is MQKEDAIEVEGTVVEPLPNAMFRVELKNGHKVLAHISGKMRMNFIRILPGDRVKVEMSPYDLTRGRITYRYK